The sequence CTGGAGAATTATGCGCTGTCTTATCCGGATGAATTATCCGGCGGTATGCGCCAGCGCGTAGGATTAGCCCGCGCCATGGCCAATAACCCGGATATATTATTGATGGACGAAGCCTTCTCGGCGCTCGATCCGTTAATTCGCACCGAAATGCAGGATGAGCTGGTGAAATTACAGGCCCAGCATCAACGCACCATCGTGTTTATCTCCCACGATCTGGACGAGGCGATGCGCATCGGCGATCGCATCGCCATCATGCAGGGCGGTGAGGTGATCCAGGTCGGCACGCCGGACGAGATCCTGAACAACCCGGCCAACGACTATGTGCGCACCTTCTTCCGCGGCGTGGACATCAGTCATGTGTTCAGCGCCAAGGATATCGCCCAACGGCGCCCGGTGACGCTGATCCGCAAAACCCCCGGTTTTGGCCCTCGCTCGGCGCTGCAGCTGCTGCGCGATGAGGACCGTGATTATGGTTATGTTGTTGAACGCGGGAAGAAATTTATCGGCGTGGTGTCGATAGAGTCGCTGAAAAAAGCGCTGTCCGCCAATCAAACGCTGGACGATGCCCTGCTCGAGGCCCCCGCCGCCGTGCCGGCCGACACGCCGCTCAGCGATCTGATTTCCCTGGTCGCCCAGGCGCCGTGCGCGGTGCCGGTGGTGAGCGAAGAACATAACTATCTCGGCATCATCTCCAAGGCCATGCTGCTGCAGGCGTTGGACAAGGAGGGCTCAACCAATGAGTGATACCACGCAAACCCAAGATCCCTGGGCTACCGCAGCGGCCGATACCGGCTCCGCACCTGCCAGCGATGCCGCCGCCAACGCCGGCGACGCCTGGTC comes from Serratia sarumanii and encodes:
- the proV gene encoding glycine betaine/L-proline ABC transporter ATP-binding protein ProV, giving the protein MAIKLEVKNLYKIFGEHPERAFKLLDKGLTKDRLFEKTGLSLGVKDATLAIEEGEIFVIMGLSGSGKSTLVRLLNRLIEPTRGQVLIDGEDIAKISDTALRTVRRNKISMVFQSFALMPHMNVLNNTAFGMELAGMPLQERQEKALDALRQVGLENYALSYPDELSGGMRQRVGLARAMANNPDILLMDEAFSALDPLIRTEMQDELVKLQAQHQRTIVFISHDLDEAMRIGDRIAIMQGGEVIQVGTPDEILNNPANDYVRTFFRGVDISHVFSAKDIAQRRPVTLIRKTPGFGPRSALQLLRDEDRDYGYVVERGKKFIGVVSIESLKKALSANQTLDDALLEAPAAVPADTPLSDLISLVAQAPCAVPVVSEEHNYLGIISKAMLLQALDKEGSTNE